The following coding sequences are from one Streptomyces sp. NBC_01294 window:
- a CDS encoding cytochrome P450, whose product MTQALLREIIDYANRANPYPLYEELRKAPVSHDGDGPYVVSTYYEIQSLLHDPRISSDARNLKATGDDPLGQSAEDEGTTLPPSFLKLDPPDHDRLRRMTNRPFGPPHTPHRVHDMREELGGLVSGLIDGIATTGNLDRVDLVDQFAYPFPVTVICRLLGVPHEDEPRFHVWAETLAASLDPDPDADPTQHGKGAMDARMELGMYLAGLIEERRKNPGDDMLSQLATADGPDGAMTTMEALSTSALLLIAGHETTVNLITNGMLTLLRHPDVLQRLREDPGLSVPIVEELLRYEPPVQLLPQRTTLSDIEVAGVTIPKGASLWLILASGNRDPKRFENPDRFDPDRKDIQHLGLGSGIHSCFGAPLARQEAQLALSELARRLENPRLLEDPPQYRQNAVLRGPRHLPIACDGILPQAA is encoded by the coding sequence ATGACACAAGCCCTCCTGCGGGAGATCATCGACTACGCGAACCGGGCGAATCCGTACCCGCTGTACGAGGAGCTCCGCAAGGCCCCGGTGTCCCACGACGGAGACGGCCCGTACGTCGTCAGCACGTACTACGAGATCCAGAGCCTCCTCCACGACCCCCGGATCAGCTCCGACGCGCGCAACCTGAAGGCGACCGGTGACGATCCTCTCGGCCAGTCGGCCGAGGACGAGGGCACGACCCTGCCCCCGTCCTTCCTCAAGCTCGACCCGCCGGACCACGACCGCCTGCGGCGGATGACGAACCGGCCGTTCGGGCCGCCGCACACCCCCCACCGGGTGCACGACATGCGCGAGGAGCTCGGCGGCCTGGTCTCCGGGCTCATCGACGGCATCGCCACCACCGGGAACCTGGACCGGGTCGACCTGGTCGACCAGTTCGCGTACCCCTTCCCGGTCACGGTCATCTGCCGGCTGCTCGGGGTGCCCCACGAGGACGAGCCGCGCTTCCACGTCTGGGCGGAGACCCTCGCGGCCAGCCTCGACCCCGACCCGGACGCGGACCCCACCCAGCACGGCAAGGGCGCCATGGACGCCCGCATGGAACTGGGCATGTACCTGGCCGGGCTGATCGAGGAGCGGCGCAAGAACCCCGGCGACGACATGCTGTCCCAGCTGGCGACCGCGGACGGCCCGGACGGCGCGATGACCACCATGGAGGCGCTCAGCACCTCCGCGCTGCTGCTGATCGCGGGCCACGAGACCACGGTCAACCTGATCACCAACGGCATGCTGACCCTGCTGCGCCACCCGGACGTCCTCCAGCGGCTGCGCGAGGACCCCGGTCTGTCCGTCCCGATCGTCGAGGAGCTGCTGCGGTACGAGCCGCCCGTGCAGCTGCTGCCCCAGCGCACCACCCTCTCCGACATCGAGGTCGCCGGCGTCACCATCCCCAAGGGCGCGTCGCTGTGGCTGATCCTGGCCTCCGGGAATCGTGACCCGAAGCGGTTCGAGAACCCGGACCGCTTCGACCCCGACCGCAAGGACATCCAGCACCTCGGCCTCGGCAGCGGCATCCACAGCTGCTTCGGGGCTCCGCTGGCCCGGCAGGAGGCGCAGCTGGCGCTGAGCGAGCTGGCCCGCCGGCTGGAGAACCCCCGGCTGCTGGAGGACCCGCCGCAGTACCGCCAGAACGCGGTGCTGCGCGGCCCCCGGCACCTGCCGATCGCCTGCGACGGCATCCTTCCCCAGGCCGCCTAG
- a CDS encoding ABC transporter ATP-binding protein, producing the protein MTLLQLEGVSVRFGERAGGYALDRVDLSVAEHEIVCVLGPSGSGKSTLLRVVAGLQQVSAGRVLLGGADQAAVPVHRRGVGLMFQDHQLFPHRDVGANVSFGLRMRGAGRASYPARVAELLELVGLPGAQGRAVASLSGGEQQRVALARALAPSPRLLMLDEPLGQLDRGLRERLVVELRGLFSRLGTTVLAVTHDQGEAFALADRVVVMRDGRIAQAGTPLEVWQRPASEFVARFLGFENVVPATVSGAVAGTPWGRVPVPAGSPEGEQRLLIRPAGVVQCAAGLRCEVVSRTFRGTHVALLLRPESGPVLEAECGLAGAPAVGDRVAVTFSPAEVVVLPSEDAQASQASRAAAASEGSHARDA; encoded by the coding sequence ATGACACTGCTTCAGCTGGAAGGGGTGTCGGTCCGCTTCGGTGAGCGCGCGGGCGGGTACGCCCTGGATCGCGTGGACCTGAGCGTCGCCGAACACGAGATCGTCTGCGTGCTGGGGCCGAGCGGCAGCGGCAAGTCCACCCTGCTGCGGGTGGTCGCCGGCCTCCAGCAGGTGTCCGCGGGCCGGGTCCTGCTGGGCGGCGCCGACCAGGCCGCCGTGCCCGTGCACCGGCGGGGCGTGGGCCTGATGTTCCAGGACCACCAGCTCTTCCCGCACCGCGACGTCGGCGCGAACGTCTCCTTCGGCCTGCGGATGCGGGGGGCCGGGCGGGCCTCGTACCCGGCCCGGGTCGCGGAACTGCTGGAACTGGTGGGGCTGCCCGGCGCCCAGGGCCGGGCGGTGGCCTCCCTGTCGGGCGGCGAGCAGCAGCGGGTCGCGCTGGCCCGGGCGCTGGCGCCCTCGCCGCGGCTGCTGATGCTGGACGAACCGCTGGGGCAGCTCGACCGCGGGCTGCGGGAGCGGCTCGTGGTGGAGCTGCGGGGGCTGTTCTCCCGGCTGGGGACGACGGTGCTGGCGGTCACGCACGACCAGGGGGAGGCCTTCGCGCTGGCCGACCGGGTGGTGGTGATGCGGGACGGCCGGATCGCGCAGGCAGGGACCCCGCTGGAGGTGTGGCAGCGGCCCGCGTCGGAGTTCGTGGCGCGGTTCCTCGGCTTCGAGAACGTGGTCCCGGCGACGGTGTCGGGCGCCGTGGCCGGGACCCCGTGGGGCAGGGTCCCGGTCCCGGCCGGGTCCCCCGAGGGGGAGCAGCGGCTGCTGATCCGCCCGGCGGGGGTCGTGCAGTGCGCGGCCGGCCTGCGGTGCGAGGTGGTGTCCCGCACCTTCCGCGGCACGCACGTCGCGCTGCTGCTGCGTCCGGAGTCGGGGCCGGTACTGGAGGCGGAGTGCGGGCTGGCCGGGGCCCCGGCCGTGGGTGACCGGGTCGCGGTGACCTTCAGCCCCGCCGAGGTGGTGGTCCTCCCGTCGGAGGATGCGCAGGCGTCGCAGGCTTCACGGGCCGCGGCGGCTTCGGAGGGTTCGCACGCCCGCGACGCCTAG
- a CDS encoding ABC transporter permease → MALPLAFFGLFFAYPVAAIVGRGLKTDDGWQFGRFGEVLARPDIADVLWFTTWQALASTVLTLLIALPGAYVFARFEFPGKQLLRAVVTVPFVLPTVVVGTAFLALLGRGGLLDERVGVRLDTTVWAILLAHVFFNYAVVVRTVGGLWAQLDPRQEEAARVLGAGRFATWRRVTLPALAPSVAAASLMVFLFTFSSFGVVLILGGPAYSTLEVEVYRQTAQLLDLPTAAVLTMVQFAAIGGILAVHAWTVRKRETALRLVDPGRTTHRPRGWAQRTLLGGVLLTVALLIVLPLGVLVERSFDVPGGYGFGFYRALQDAGAGGGTFLVPPVEAIWNSLQYALAATAIALLIGGLAASALTRRGGRFVRGFDAMLMLPLGVSAVTVGFGFLITLDEPPLDLRTSWILVPLAQALVGVPFVVRTMLPVLRAVDGRLREAAAVLGASPLRAWREVDLPLVRRALLIAAGFAFAISLGEFGATVFIARADQPTLPVAVARLLGRAGELNYGQAMALSTILMLVCAVSLLVLERLRPDKTSGEF, encoded by the coding sequence ATGGCCCTGCCCCTCGCCTTCTTCGGGCTGTTCTTCGCCTATCCCGTCGCCGCGATCGTCGGACGCGGCCTCAAGACCGACGACGGATGGCAGTTCGGCCGGTTCGGCGAGGTGCTGGCCCGGCCCGACATCGCCGACGTGCTGTGGTTCACCACGTGGCAGGCGCTCGCCTCCACCGTGCTCACGCTCCTGATCGCACTCCCCGGCGCGTACGTCTTCGCGCGCTTCGAGTTCCCCGGCAAGCAGCTGCTGCGGGCCGTGGTCACCGTTCCGTTCGTACTGCCGACCGTGGTCGTCGGCACCGCCTTCCTCGCGCTGCTGGGACGCGGCGGGCTGCTGGACGAACGCGTGGGCGTCCGGCTCGACACCACCGTCTGGGCCATCCTGCTCGCGCACGTCTTCTTCAACTACGCCGTCGTCGTACGCACCGTCGGCGGGCTGTGGGCCCAGCTGGATCCGCGCCAGGAGGAGGCCGCCCGGGTGCTGGGTGCCGGGCGGTTCGCCACGTGGCGGCGGGTGACGCTGCCCGCGCTGGCCCCGTCGGTGGCCGCCGCCTCGCTGATGGTGTTCCTGTTCACCTTCAGCTCGTTCGGCGTCGTGCTGATCCTGGGCGGACCCGCGTACTCCACCCTGGAGGTGGAGGTCTACCGGCAGACCGCGCAGCTCCTGGACCTGCCGACGGCCGCCGTACTGACGATGGTGCAGTTCGCCGCGATCGGCGGGATCCTCGCCGTGCACGCCTGGACGGTGCGCAAGCGCGAGACCGCCCTGCGGCTGGTGGATCCGGGCCGGACCACGCACCGGCCGCGCGGCTGGGCGCAGCGCACGCTGCTGGGCGGGGTGCTGCTGACCGTGGCGCTGCTGATCGTGCTGCCGCTGGGCGTGCTGGTCGAGCGGTCCTTCGACGTCCCGGGCGGATACGGATTCGGCTTCTACCGGGCGCTGCAGGACGCCGGCGCCGGCGGCGGGACCTTCCTGGTGCCGCCGGTGGAGGCGATCTGGAACTCCCTGCAGTACGCGCTCGCCGCCACCGCGATCGCCCTGCTCATCGGGGGACTGGCGGCCTCGGCGCTGACCCGGCGCGGGGGCCGCTTCGTACGCGGCTTCGACGCGATGCTGATGCTCCCGCTGGGGGTGTCCGCCGTGACGGTCGGCTTCGGATTCCTGATCACCCTGGACGAGCCGCCGCTGGACCTGCGGACCTCGTGGATCCTGGTGCCGCTGGCCCAGGCCTTGGTGGGCGTGCCCTTCGTCGTACGGACCATGCTGCCGGTGCTGCGCGCGGTGGACGGGCGGCTGCGGGAGGCGGCCGCGGTGCTCGGCGCCTCGCCGCTGCGGGCCTGGCGGGAGGTGGACCTGCCGCTGGTGCGGCGGGCGCTGCTGATCGCGGCCGGGTTCGCCTTCGCGATCTCGCTGGGGGAGTTCGGCGCGACCGTCTTCATCGCGCGAGCGGACCAGCCGACGCTGCCGGTGGCCGTGGCGCGGCTGCTCGGGCGGGCCGGCGAGCTGAACTACGGGCAGGCGATGGCCCTGAGCACGATCCTGATGCTGGTGTGCGCGGTGTCCCTGCTGGTGTTGGAGCGACTGCGACCCGACAAGACCTCCGGAGAGTTCTGA
- a CDS encoding thiamine ABC transporter substrate-binding protein, producing the protein MSTTKKIAGAALAAALGVTTLSACGGAAEDKTAGASDAPKSKTVTLVSHDSFNVTDAVLKQFEQESGYTVKVLKSGDAGAALNQEILTKGSPRGDVFFGVDNTLLSRALDNGIFTPYEAKGLDGVKPEYVLDKEHRVTPIDSGDICVNYDKAYFADKKIAPPQTLDDLIKPEYKNLLVVENAATSSPGLGFLLASVGKYGEDGWKDYWSKLKDNGVEVVDGWEQAYNERFSGSAGGKKAKGDRPLVVSYASSPPVEVLYGEPQPAEAPTGVATGTCFRQIEFAGLLKGAKNEEGGKALVDFLISKKFQEDMPLQMFVNPVAKDAALPELFTKHGVVVEKPENVAPETIAKNREQWVKAWTALVVK; encoded by the coding sequence GTGAGCACCACCAAGAAGATCGCGGGAGCCGCGCTCGCGGCCGCGCTGGGCGTCACCACGCTCAGCGCCTGCGGCGGCGCCGCCGAGGACAAGACCGCCGGCGCGAGCGACGCCCCGAAGTCCAAGACCGTCACCCTCGTCTCCCACGACTCCTTCAACGTGACCGACGCGGTCCTCAAGCAGTTCGAGCAGGAGAGCGGCTACACCGTCAAGGTGCTGAAGTCCGGGGACGCGGGCGCGGCGCTGAACCAGGAGATCCTCACCAAGGGCTCCCCGCGCGGCGACGTCTTCTTCGGTGTCGACAACACCCTCCTCTCGCGCGCCCTCGACAACGGGATCTTCACGCCGTACGAGGCCAAGGGCCTGGACGGGGTGAAGCCCGAGTACGTGCTCGACAAGGAGCACCGGGTCACCCCGATCGACTCCGGTGACATCTGCGTCAACTACGACAAGGCCTACTTCGCCGACAAGAAGATCGCCCCGCCGCAGACGCTGGACGACCTGATCAAGCCGGAGTACAAGAACCTGCTGGTCGTCGAGAACGCCGCGACCTCCTCGCCCGGCCTCGGCTTCCTGCTCGCCTCCGTCGGCAAGTACGGCGAGGACGGCTGGAAGGACTACTGGAGCAAGCTGAAGGACAACGGCGTCGAGGTCGTCGACGGCTGGGAGCAGGCCTACAACGAGCGCTTCTCCGGCTCCGCGGGCGGCAAGAAGGCCAAGGGCGACCGCCCGCTGGTCGTCTCCTACGCCTCCAGCCCGCCGGTCGAGGTGCTGTACGGCGAGCCGCAGCCGGCCGAGGCCCCGACGGGTGTCGCCACCGGCACCTGCTTCCGCCAGATCGAGTTCGCGGGTCTGCTGAAGGGCGCGAAGAACGAGGAGGGCGGCAAGGCCCTCGTGGACTTCCTGATCAGCAAGAAGTTCCAGGAGGACATGCCGCTCCAGATGTTCGTGAACCCCGTGGCCAAGGACGCCGCCCTGCCGGAGCTGTTCACCAAGCACGGTGTGGTGGTCGAGAAGCCCGAGAACGTCGCTCCGGAGACCATCGCCAAGAACCGTGAGCAGTGGGTCAAGGCATGGACCGCGCTCGTCGTGAAGTAG
- the rlmN gene encoding 23S rRNA (adenine(2503)-C(2))-methyltransferase RlmN: MARPVPGELTFVAPRGAKKPPRHLADLTPEERREAVAAIGEKPFRAKQLSQHYFARYTHDPAQWTDIPAGSREKLQQELFPDLMNVIRHISCDDDTTRKTLWKLHDGTLVESVLMRYPDRVTMCISSQAGCGMNCPFCATGQAGLDRNLSTAEIVHQIVDGMRALRDGEVPGGPARLSNIVFMGMGEPLANYNRVVGAIRRLTDPEPDGLGLSQRGITVSTVGLVPAMLRFADEGFKCRLAVSLHAPDDELRDTLVPVNTRWNVREVLGAAWEYAEKSGRRISIEYALIRDINDQAWRGDLLGKLLKGKRVHVNLIPLNPTPGSKWTASRPEDEKAFVEAIARHGVPVTVRDTRGQEIDGACGQLAASER, encoded by the coding sequence ATGGCCCGCCCTGTTCCGGGAGAGCTCACCTTCGTCGCCCCGCGCGGAGCCAAGAAGCCGCCCCGGCACCTCGCCGACCTCACGCCGGAGGAGCGCCGCGAGGCGGTCGCCGCGATCGGTGAGAAGCCCTTCCGGGCCAAGCAGCTCTCCCAGCACTACTTCGCCCGCTACACGCACGACCCGGCCCAGTGGACGGACATCCCCGCGGGCTCCCGCGAGAAGCTCCAGCAGGAGCTCTTCCCGGACCTGATGAACGTCATCCGGCACATCAGCTGCGACGACGACACCACCCGCAAGACGCTGTGGAAGCTGCACGACGGCACGCTCGTCGAGTCCGTGCTGATGCGCTACCCGGACCGCGTCACCATGTGCATCTCCTCGCAGGCCGGCTGCGGCATGAACTGCCCGTTCTGCGCCACCGGCCAGGCCGGCCTGGACCGCAACCTCTCCACCGCCGAGATCGTGCACCAGATCGTCGACGGCATGCGCGCGCTGCGTGACGGCGAGGTCCCCGGCGGCCCGGCGCGGCTGTCGAACATCGTCTTCATGGGCATGGGCGAGCCGCTGGCCAACTACAACCGCGTCGTCGGCGCCATCCGCCGGCTCACCGACCCGGAGCCCGACGGCCTGGGCCTGTCGCAGCGCGGCATCACTGTCTCCACCGTCGGCCTGGTCCCGGCCATGCTGCGCTTCGCCGACGAGGGCTTCAAGTGCCGTCTCGCCGTCTCGCTGCACGCCCCGGACGACGAGCTGCGCGACACGCTGGTCCCCGTGAACACCCGCTGGAACGTCCGCGAGGTGCTCGGCGCGGCCTGGGAGTACGCCGAGAAGTCCGGCCGCCGGATCTCCATCGAGTACGCCCTGATCCGCGACATCAACGACCAGGCCTGGCGCGGTGACCTGCTCGGCAAGCTGCTCAAGGGCAAGCGCGTCCACGTCAACCTGATCCCGCTGAACCCGACGCCGGGCTCGAAGTGGACCGCCTCGCGGCCCGAGGACGAGAAGGCCTTCGTGGAGGCCATCGCCCGGCACGGCGTGCCCGTGACCGTACGGGACACCCGCGGCCAGGAGATCGACGGCGCGTGCGGCCAGCTCGCCGCCTCGGAGCGCTAG
- a CDS encoding phosphatidate cytidylyltransferase has product MNDSSWQPEPVPAGPAYDAQVGPHTRPMPIVPDAAGRDFDDREARDRGAASDGGPLFRADTPSQEPMPSPPPPHAQQPQDASPPPPKKRAGRDLRAAIGVGVGLGAVIFASLLIVKAVFVGVIVVAVVVGLWELTSRLQEKKGIKAPLVPLAVGGAAMVIAGYVRGAEGAWVAMALTVLAVLVWRMTEPPEDYLKDVTAGAFAAFYVPFLATFVAMLLTADDGPQRVITFLLLTVVSDTGAYAVGWRFGKTKLAPRISPGKTREGLFGAVAFAMAAGALCMEFLIDGGSWWQGLVLGLAVAVSATLGDLGESMIKRDLGIKDMGTLLPGHGGIMDRLDSLLPTAPVVWLLLAAFVGTG; this is encoded by the coding sequence ATGAACGACTCTTCCTGGCAGCCGGAGCCGGTTCCGGCGGGTCCCGCATACGATGCGCAGGTGGGCCCGCACACTCGGCCCATGCCCATCGTGCCCGATGCCGCCGGCCGTGACTTCGACGACCGGGAAGCACGCGATCGGGGGGCCGCATCGGACGGCGGCCCTCTCTTCCGCGCCGATACGCCGTCGCAGGAGCCCATGCCCAGCCCCCCGCCTCCACACGCCCAGCAGCCGCAGGACGCCTCCCCACCGCCGCCGAAGAAGCGCGCGGGACGGGACCTGCGCGCCGCCATAGGGGTGGGCGTCGGTCTCGGCGCGGTGATCTTCGCCTCGCTGCTGATCGTCAAGGCGGTCTTCGTCGGCGTCATCGTCGTGGCGGTCGTCGTCGGCCTGTGGGAGCTCACCTCCCGGCTCCAGGAGAAGAAGGGCATCAAGGCCCCGCTGGTCCCGCTCGCGGTCGGCGGCGCGGCCATGGTCATCGCCGGATACGTCCGGGGGGCCGAGGGGGCCTGGGTCGCCATGGCCCTGACCGTGCTGGCGGTCCTGGTCTGGCGGATGACCGAACCGCCCGAGGACTACCTCAAGGACGTCACGGCGGGCGCCTTCGCGGCGTTCTACGTGCCCTTCCTCGCCACCTTCGTCGCGATGCTGCTCACCGCCGACGACGGCCCCCAGCGCGTGATCACCTTCCTGCTCCTCACGGTGGTCAGCGACACCGGGGCCTACGCGGTCGGCTGGCGCTTCGGGAAGACCAAGCTCGCGCCGCGCATCAGCCCCGGCAAGACCCGCGAGGGTCTGTTCGGCGCGGTGGCCTTCGCGATGGCGGCCGGCGCCCTGTGCATGGAGTTCCTGATCGACGGCGGCTCCTGGTGGCAGGGCCTGGTGCTCGGCCTCGCGGTCGCGGTCAGCGCCACCCTGGGCGACCTGGGCGAGTCGATGATCAAGCGGGACCTGGGCATCAAGGACATGGGCACGCTGCTGCCGGGCCACGGCGGCATCATGGACCGGCTCGACTCCCTGCTGCCGACCGCTCCGGTGGTGTGGCTGCTGCTGGCGGCGTTCGTCGGCACCGGCTGA
- the frr gene encoding ribosome recycling factor, translating into MTEEILLEAEEKMEKAVVVAKEDFAAIRTGRAHPAMFNKIVADYYGAITPINQLASFSVPEPRMAIVTPFDKSALRNIEQAIRDSDLGVNPSNDGSIIRVTFPELTQDRRKEYIKVARTKAEDSKVSIRAVRRKAKDALDKLVKDKEAGEDEVRRAEKELDDTTAKYVAQVDELLKHKEAELLEV; encoded by the coding sequence GTGACCGAAGAGATCCTCCTCGAGGCCGAGGAGAAGATGGAAAAGGCCGTCGTCGTCGCCAAGGAAGACTTCGCCGCGATTCGCACCGGCCGTGCGCACCCGGCGATGTTCAACAAGATCGTGGCGGACTACTACGGCGCCATCACGCCCATCAACCAGCTCGCCTCCTTCTCGGTGCCCGAGCCGCGCATGGCGATCGTGACCCCGTTCGACAAGAGCGCCCTGCGCAACATCGAGCAGGCCATCCGCGACTCCGACCTCGGTGTCAACCCGAGCAACGACGGCAGCATCATCCGGGTGACCTTCCCCGAGCTGACGCAGGACCGCCGCAAGGAGTACATCAAGGTCGCGCGCACCAAGGCCGAGGACTCCAAGGTCTCCATCCGCGCCGTCCGCCGCAAGGCCAAGGACGCCCTGGACAAGCTCGTCAAGGACAAGGAGGCCGGCGAGGACGAGGTGCGCCGCGCCGAGAAGGAGCTCGACGACACCACCGCGAAGTACGTCGCGCAGGTGGACGAGCTCCTGAAGCACAAGGAAGCCGAGCTCCTCGAAGTCTGA
- the pyrH gene encoding UMP kinase has product MNQGVDPHTASDDKSDQNQKGRRFMLKLSGEAFSGGGGLGVDPDVVHAIAREIAAVVRDGAEIAVVIGGGNFFRGAELQQRGMDRARSDYMGMLGTVMNCLALQDFLEKEGIDSRVQTAITMGQVAEPYIPLRAVRHLEKGRVVIFGAGMGMPYFSTDTTAAQRALEIDAEALLMGKNGVDGVYDSDPKKNPDAVKFDALEYSEVLSRDLKVADATAITLCRDNKLPILVFELLAEGNIARAVKGEKIGTLVSDQETRA; this is encoded by the coding sequence ATGAATCAGGGCGTGGACCCCCACACCGCATCCGACGACAAGAGCGACCAGAACCAGAAGGGCCGCCGCTTCATGCTGAAGCTGTCGGGCGAGGCCTTCTCCGGTGGCGGAGGACTGGGCGTCGACCCCGACGTCGTCCACGCCATCGCGCGCGAGATCGCCGCGGTGGTCCGCGACGGCGCGGAGATCGCCGTCGTGATCGGCGGCGGCAACTTCTTCCGCGGCGCCGAACTCCAGCAGCGCGGCATGGACCGGGCCCGGTCCGACTACATGGGCATGCTCGGCACGGTCATGAACTGCCTCGCCCTCCAGGACTTCCTGGAGAAGGAGGGCATCGACTCCCGCGTGCAGACCGCCATCACCATGGGCCAGGTCGCGGAGCCGTACATCCCGCTGCGTGCCGTACGGCACCTGGAGAAGGGCCGTGTCGTCATCTTCGGCGCCGGCATGGGCATGCCCTACTTCTCCACCGACACCACGGCCGCCCAGCGTGCCCTGGAGATCGACGCCGAGGCCCTGCTCATGGGCAAGAACGGGGTCGACGGGGTCTACGACTCCGACCCGAAGAAGAACCCGGACGCGGTGAAGTTCGACGCGCTGGAGTACAGCGAGGTCCTCTCCCGCGACCTCAAGGTCGCCGACGCCACCGCGATCACGCTCTGCCGTGACAACAAGCTGCCGATCCTCGTGTTCGAGCTGCTGGCCGAGGGCAATATCGCCCGCGCCGTCAAGGGTGAGAAGATCGGGACGCTCGTCAGCGACCAGGAAACCCGGGCCTGA
- the tsf gene encoding translation elongation factor Ts produces MANYTAADVKKLRELTGAGMLDCKNALVDADGDVDKAMEALRIKGQKGVAKREGRSAENGAVVTLIADDNTSGVIVELKCETDFVAKGEKFLAVANQLAAHVAATSPADIEALLASEIEPGKTVTAFVDEANANLGEKIVLDRFAQFTGGYVTSYMHRTMPDLPFQIGVLVELDKENADVARGVAQHIAAFAPQWLSADDVPAEKVESERRIAEEVTRAEGKPEAAIAKIVEGRVNGFFKEATLLGQPYALDNKKSVQKVLDEAGVTLKRFSRIKVGI; encoded by the coding sequence ATGGCGAACTACACCGCCGCTGACGTCAAGAAGCTCCGCGAGCTCACCGGCGCCGGCATGCTGGACTGCAAGAACGCGCTCGTGGACGCCGACGGTGACGTCGACAAGGCCATGGAAGCGCTCCGCATCAAGGGTCAGAAGGGCGTCGCCAAGCGCGAGGGCCGCTCTGCCGAGAACGGTGCGGTCGTCACCCTCATCGCCGACGACAACACCTCCGGTGTCATCGTCGAGCTGAAGTGCGAGACCGACTTCGTCGCCAAGGGCGAGAAGTTCCTGGCCGTCGCCAACCAGCTGGCCGCCCACGTGGCCGCCACCTCCCCGGCCGACATCGAGGCGCTGCTCGCGTCCGAGATCGAGCCCGGCAAGACCGTCACCGCTTTCGTCGACGAGGCCAACGCCAACCTCGGTGAGAAGATCGTCCTGGACCGCTTCGCGCAGTTCACCGGCGGTTACGTGACCTCCTACATGCACCGCACGATGCCCGACCTGCCGTTCCAGATCGGTGTCCTGGTCGAGCTCGACAAGGAGAACGCCGACGTCGCCCGCGGTGTCGCGCAGCACATCGCCGCGTTCGCCCCGCAGTGGCTGTCCGCCGACGACGTCCCGGCCGAGAAGGTCGAGTCCGAGCGTCGCATTGCCGAAGAGGTCACCCGCGCGGAGGGCAAGCCCGAGGCCGCCATCGCGAAGATCGTCGAGGGTCGCGTCAACGGTTTCTTCAAGGAGGCCACCCTCCTCGGCCAGCCGTACGCGCTGGACAACAAGAAGTCCGTCCAGAAGGTTCTGGACGAGGCCGGTGTCACCCTGAAGCGCTTCTCGCGCATCAAGGTCGGCATCTGA
- the rpsB gene encoding 30S ribosomal protein S2, translating into MAVVTMRELLESGVHFGHQTRRWNPKMKRFIFTERNGIYIIDLLQSLSYIDRAYEFVKETVAHGGSIMFVGTKKQAQEAIAEQATRVGMPYVNQRWLGGMLTNFSTVYKRLQRLKELEAIDFEDVAASGLTKKELLVLSREKTKLEKTLGGIREMSKVPSAVWIVDTKKEHIAVGEARKLHIPVVAILDTNCDPDEVDYKIPGNDDAIRSVTLLTRVIADAVAEGLIARSGAATGDSKPGEKAAAEPLAEWERDLLEGDKKADDAAEAAPAEAVAAETVEAPAAEAEAPAADAEQA; encoded by the coding sequence ATGGCCGTCGTCACGATGCGGGAGCTGCTGGAAAGCGGCGTCCACTTCGGTCACCAGACCCGTCGTTGGAACCCGAAGATGAAGCGCTTCATCTTCACGGAGCGCAACGGCATCTACATCATCGACCTGCTGCAGTCGCTGTCGTACATCGACCGCGCCTACGAGTTCGTGAAGGAGACCGTCGCGCACGGTGGCTCCATCATGTTCGTCGGTACCAAGAAGCAGGCCCAGGAGGCCATCGCCGAGCAGGCGACGCGCGTTGGTATGCCGTACGTCAACCAGCGGTGGCTGGGTGGCATGCTCACCAACTTCTCCACCGTCTACAAGCGCCTTCAGCGTCTGAAGGAGCTTGAGGCGATCGACTTCGAGGACGTCGCCGCCTCGGGTCTCACCAAGAAGGAGCTCCTGGTCCTCTCCCGCGAGAAGACCAAGCTGGAGAAGACCCTCGGTGGTATCCGCGAGATGTCGAAGGTCCCCAGCGCCGTCTGGATCGTCGACACCAAGAAGGAGCACATCGCCGTCGGTGAGGCGCGCAAGCTCCACATCCCGGTCGTCGCGATCCTCGACACCAACTGCGACCCCGACGAGGTCGACTACAAGATCCCGGGTAACGACGACGCGATCCGTTCCGTCACCCTGCTCACCCGCGTGATCGCCGACGCCGTCGCCGAGGGCCTCATCGCCCGCTCCGGCGCTGCGACCGGCGACTCGAAGCCGGGCGAGAAGGCCGCCGCCGAGCCGCTCGCCGAGTGGGAGCGCGACCTGCTCGAGGGCGACAAGAAGGCCGACGACGCCGCTGAGGCCGCTCCGGCCGAGGCCGTCGCCGCCGAGACCGTCGAGGCCCCGGCCGCCGAGGCTGAGGCCCCGGCCGCCGACGCCGAGCAGGCCTGA